One Tautonia marina DNA window includes the following coding sequences:
- a CDS encoding GNAT family N-acetyltransferase, with protein MTAEAITWRWCPFAELSIEDLYEVMALRQRVFVLEQACPYVDADGLDPIAWHLLGWQLGPTGRRLIASARVFERRPGANADADTEASIGRIVVERSSRGRGVGRLLMAEAIERCRQLAPDRAIRIHAQSYLQRFYEGFGFRPVTAPYLFDGIVHLDMVRAVGGMPVSP; from the coding sequence ATGACTGCCGAGGCCATCACCTGGCGATGGTGCCCCTTTGCAGAGCTTTCGATCGAGGATCTGTACGAGGTCATGGCCCTTCGCCAACGTGTGTTCGTCCTGGAACAGGCCTGCCCCTATGTCGATGCCGATGGGCTCGACCCGATCGCCTGGCACCTGCTGGGCTGGCAACTCGGCCCGACGGGGCGTCGGCTCATTGCCTCGGCTCGGGTCTTCGAGCGCCGACCGGGAGCCAACGCCGACGCCGACACCGAAGCTTCGATCGGCCGGATCGTGGTCGAGCGATCAAGCCGGGGCAGGGGGGTCGGTCGCCTCTTGATGGCCGAGGCCATCGAACGCTGTCGGCAGCTCGCGCCGGATCGAGCGATCCGCATTCACGCTCAAAGCTATCTGCAACGATTTTACGAAGGGTTCGGTTTCCGTCCGGTCACCGCGCCGTACCTGTTCGATGGCATCGTGCACCTGGACATGGTCCGGGCCGTCGGGGGGATGCCCGTCTCCCCTTGA